The Streptomyces pratensis genomic interval TCGAAGGCGCTCAGGTTCCGGTGCACGAGGTCCACGTCGTCCACGAGGAACTCGGTGATCACGCTGTGGTTCGCCGCGGGGCGGGCGGAGCCGGGGGCGAACAGCGGGACGGTACGGGTGCTCCCGATCGCGAGGGTGGCGGCGGGGGTCCTGAGCTCGGCGAAGTCCTCGGTGGCCCAGGTCGCCCCCACCCCGGTGACCCGCTCGTAGAACGTGACGAGGCGCGCGACGTCGTCGGTGATGATGCGGATCGAGACGAAGTTCATGATGGGCTCCAAAGTCGTGCCGGTGTCGTGCGCGTCGCAGGCTAGGGGCCGTAAAGGACAGAATCGGTCCTGTATCCGCATCCGGTTGCGAACGTGCCTCGTAGCGTCGGCCGCATGCTGATGTTCCTGGCCCTGTTGTGGCCGGGTCCGGGCACGTAAGGGGGCCGGGCCCGGCCACCGGCTCGGCGGCGATGACCGCAGCGCGCGGCGCAGTTTGGATCAGCTGACCGGCGGCCCGGCCGCGAGGGGCCGGTGCCGCTTGTCAGGGGCCGGCCTCCGCCGAGCCGTTCTTCGACGGACGAGGGCTACGGGCGCATCGGCTGTCAGCCCTCGGCGCGGTGGCGCACGGCCGCCCCCAGCAGGGTGCGGAGCAGGCGCCAGGCGCGGGTCCGGCGAGCTCTGTCGGGAGACCACAGGTAGACGATGCTGAGCACGCAGACCAGCGAGCAGGCGAGCAGAACACTCGTCATCGAGAGCAGGGCGAGGAAGGTCATGTTGTTCGGCTCCTCCAGAGGGTGACAGCGAGAAAGGCCAGGTGGCCTCGGTGTCCTCCCAGCATTCGGCGCCTCGTTGCGGCCTTTCCGCGAGAGTGCCGTCTTCGGACGAACGCGTACGCGGCACAAGGGAGTTGTGACGGTGCTCGCCGGCTCCTGACATTTCTTGACACCCCTGCGGCGAGGAGGGCCTTGCTGCGATGATCGGGTGATACGGGGGACCGGAGGGGGAACACGGCTTTGGCAGGCTCGCAGTGGTCGCGAGGGGACGCCTTGGAGCGGCTCAGATATGAGCTGCAGATGCTGCACAGGCGAGGGGGCGAGCCCAGTTTCCGCACCATCGCGCAACGGACGGCCAAGGCGATCAGTCACACCACGGCGGGCAACGTACTGAGGTGCGACAGTGCTCCGGGGTGGGGCCCGCTGGAGCTTGTGGTGGAGGCGCTGGGCGGTGACACGGACACGTTCCGCACCCTCTGGGTGGCAGTGCGGGACGAGACCTCTCCGCTCGTGCTGCCGGCGCCGGCAGCGTGGGTGGACGACGAGCCGGACAACACCCAGTCCGTAGGCGAGTTGGGCATGCAGGACCTCGAGGCCGCCGAGGACGACCTCCACGAGTCCGCGACGGAGCGCGAACGCCGGGAGGGTGAGGCCCGGCTCGAGCTGTTGACCGCCATCGAGACGCGGGCAGACCTCACCGACCGCCTGGGCGGCCTGCGCGAGAAGCTGGGGCGGGAGCGCGGGCTCAACGAAGGGCTGCGTGCCCGTATCGCTGCTCTGGAAGCGG includes:
- a CDS encoding VOC family protein is translated as MNFVSIRIITDDVARLVTFYERVTGVGATWATEDFAELRTPAATLAIGSTRTVPLFAPGSARPAANHSVITEFLVDDVDLVHRNLSAFDTDFVAGPTTMPWGNRSLLFRDPDGNLVNFFTPVTPAAVEKYSL